A region from the Sulfitobacter sp. D7 genome encodes:
- a CDS encoding DMT family transporter, with protein sequence MKVDDFSARPALGVGLKITAILLFTCMSAIIKSLADDVPAGESVFFRSFFAIPVILIWLAQRGKLKSGLKTKNPMGHVWRGLFGTTAMGLTFTGLGLLPLPEVTAIGFATPIFTVILAAVLLGEQIRLIRVTAVAIGLVGVMIILWPRFSSIGTMEQTATIGALLILMATMVRSLVQIHIRQLVQNEDTAAIVFYFSVTASVLALFTLPFGWVMPDLQTFGLLVLAGLIGGVAQILITSAYRFGSASMLAPYDYTSMLFAILLGYVFFAELPTMMMLAGAALVISAGALVIWRERQLGMERGKARSVTDPKA encoded by the coding sequence ATGAAAGTCGATGATTTCTCCGCCCGCCCCGCCCTTGGCGTCGGGCTGAAGATCACGGCGATCCTGCTCTTTACCTGCATGTCTGCGATCATCAAATCGCTGGCCGACGATGTGCCCGCGGGCGAGTCCGTCTTCTTTCGGTCCTTCTTTGCCATTCCGGTGATCCTGATCTGGCTGGCGCAACGCGGCAAACTGAAAAGCGGGCTGAAGACGAAAAACCCGATGGGCCATGTCTGGCGCGGGCTTTTCGGCACCACGGCAATGGGGCTGACCTTCACCGGCCTCGGCCTGCTGCCCCTGCCCGAGGTCACCGCCATCGGCTTTGCCACACCGATTTTCACTGTGATCCTTGCCGCCGTGTTGCTGGGCGAACAGATCCGTCTGATCCGCGTGACTGCCGTGGCGATCGGGCTGGTCGGGGTGATGATCATCCTCTGGCCGCGTTTCAGCAGCATCGGTACGATGGAACAGACAGCCACGATTGGTGCGCTGTTGATCCTGATGGCGACGATGGTGCGCAGCCTTGTGCAGATCCACATCCGGCAATTGGTGCAGAACGAAGACACGGCGGCGATCGTCTTTTACTTTTCCGTCACTGCATCGGTCTTGGCGCTTTTCACCCTGCCCTTCGGCTGGGTCATGCCTGATCTGCAAACCTTTGGCTTGCTGGTGTTGGCAGGGTTAATCGGCGGAGTGGCGCAGATTCTTATCACCTCGGCTTATCGCTTTGGCTCGGCTTCGATGCTGGCGCCATACGACTATACCTCGATGCTCTTTGCCATCTTGCTGGGCTATGTCTTCTTTGCCGAACTGCCGACGATGATGATGCTGGCAGGCGCAGCCCTAGTGATCAGCGCGGGCGCACTGGTGATTTGGCGAGAGCGGCAGCTGGGGATGGAACGCGGCAAAGCGCGGTCTGTCACCGATCCCAAGGCGTGA
- the aroC gene encoding chorismate synthase, which yields MSINSFGHLYRVTTWGESHGPALGATIDGCPPGVPIDEGMIQQWLDKRKPGQNKYTTQRREADEVRILSGTFEGVTTGTPIQLMIENTDQRSKDYGDIKDKFRPGHADITYFQKYGIRDYRGGGRSSARETAARVAAGGLAREAIKVLAPNLQITGYMVQMGPHKIDRDAFDWDQIEQNPFWVPDAKAAGDWAEYLDGLRKSGSSVGAIIEVTARGVPAGIGAPVYGKLDTDLAAAMMSINAVKGVEIGEGMSAAMLTGELNADEITMGPEGPEYSSNHAGGILGGISTGQDVVVRFAVKPTSSILTTRRTITKQGEETEIITKGRHDPCVGIRAVPVGEAMMACVLLDHLLLHRGQIGTNRGRIGPEA from the coding sequence ATGTCGATCAACAGCTTTGGCCATCTTTACCGGGTCACCACATGGGGCGAAAGCCACGGTCCCGCCCTTGGCGCCACGATTGATGGCTGCCCCCCCGGCGTGCCGATTGACGAGGGCATGATCCAGCAGTGGTTGGACAAGCGCAAACCGGGCCAGAACAAATACACCACGCAGCGGCGTGAAGCGGATGAGGTGCGGATTCTCTCGGGCACCTTCGAAGGGGTAACAACCGGCACGCCAATCCAGCTGATGATCGAGAACACCGATCAGCGCTCCAAAGACTACGGCGATATCAAGGACAAGTTCCGCCCCGGTCATGCCGACATCACCTATTTCCAGAAATACGGCATCCGTGACTATCGCGGAGGTGGGCGTTCCTCGGCCCGTGAAACGGCGGCGCGGGTGGCGGCGGGTGGACTGGCGCGTGAGGCGATCAAGGTGCTGGCCCCGAACCTGCAGATCACCGGCTATATGGTGCAGATGGGTCCGCATAAGATCGACCGGGATGCGTTCGATTGGGACCAGATCGAGCAGAACCCGTTTTGGGTGCCCGACGCTAAGGCGGCAGGCGATTGGGCCGAGTACCTCGACGGGCTGCGCAAATCGGGCAGCAGCGTGGGTGCGATCATCGAAGTCACCGCGCGCGGCGTGCCTGCGGGCATCGGCGCCCCGGTCTATGGCAAGCTCGACACCGATCTGGCCGCCGCAATGATGAGCATCAATGCCGTCAAAGGCGTGGAAATTGGCGAAGGCATGTCAGCCGCGATGCTGACCGGAGAGCTGAACGCGGACGAGATCACCATGGGGCCAGAGGGGCCGGAGTATTCCTCCAACCACGCGGGCGGTATCTTGGGCGGGATCAGCACCGGGCAGGACGTGGTCGTGCGTTTTGCGGTAAAACCGACCTCCAGCATTCTGACCACGCGACGCACCATCACCAAACAAGGCGAAGAGACCGAGATCATCACCAAGGGCCGCCATGATCCCTGCGTTGGCATCCGCGCCGTGCCGGTGGGCGAGGCGATGATGGCCTGCGTGCTGCTGGATCACCTGCTGCTGCACCGCGGTCAGATCGGCACTAACCGCGGACGGATCGGCCCCGAAGCATGA
- the thiB gene encoding thiamine ABC transporter substrate binding subunit, translated as MKYLTLAAGVLGASAAWAETPELTVYTYDSFVTEWGPGPAIEEGFEAECGCDLKFVGMGDGAALLARLKLEGARSDADIVLGLDTSLVAAAKETELFAPSGLQADYDLPITWEDDVFVPYDWGYFAFVHGTDLSAPTDFKALAESDLKIVIQDPRSSTPGLGLLMWVKTAYGDEAPEVWAGLADNVVTVTKGWSEAYGLFLEGEADMVLSYTTSPAYHLIAEEDDSKTAALFDEGHYMQIEVAGKLAGSDQPELADQFLQYLVSNAAQSVLPTTNWMYPAVTPEGGLPEGFDGMIQPGKALLVPNAEVPALREEALNEWLTALSR; from the coding sequence ATGAAGTATCTTACACTTGCTGCGGGCGTCTTGGGCGCATCGGCTGCATGGGCCGAAACGCCTGAATTGACGGTCTATACCTACGACAGTTTCGTCACCGAATGGGGCCCCGGCCCGGCCATTGAAGAGGGGTTCGAGGCCGAATGCGGCTGCGACCTGAAATTCGTTGGCATGGGCGATGGCGCGGCACTGCTGGCGCGGCTCAAGCTTGAGGGCGCGCGCTCTGACGCGGATATCGTACTGGGGCTCGACACCAGCCTTGTCGCGGCGGCGAAGGAGACTGAGCTGTTCGCGCCGAGCGGGTTGCAGGCTGACTATGATCTGCCGATCACTTGGGAAGATGACGTCTTCGTCCCCTATGACTGGGGCTACTTCGCTTTTGTCCATGGCACGGACCTCTCCGCGCCCACCGATTTCAAAGCGCTGGCCGAGAGCGATTTGAAGATCGTCATCCAAGACCCGCGCTCCTCAACCCCCGGTCTGGGTCTGCTGATGTGGGTCAAAACGGCCTATGGCGATGAGGCGCCCGAGGTTTGGGCAGGACTGGCGGATAACGTCGTGACCGTCACCAAGGGCTGGTCCGAGGCCTACGGCCTGTTCCTCGAAGGCGAGGCCGACATGGTGCTGAGCTACACCACATCCCCCGCCTATCACCTGATCGCAGAGGAGGATGACAGCAAGACAGCGGCGCTGTTTGACGAAGGCCACTACATGCAGATCGAAGTGGCGGGGAAGCTCGCGGGGTCGGATCAGCCGGAGCTGGCCGATCAGTTTCTGCAATACCTCGTGTCCAACGCGGCGCAATCGGTGTTGCCGACGACCAACTGGATGTATCCCGCCGTGACACCTGAGGGCGGTCTGCCCGAAGGGTTCGACGGGATGATCCAACCCGGCAAGGCGCTATTGGTGCCCAATGCCGAAGTACCTGCGCTCCGTGAGGAGGCCTTGAACGAATGGCTGACCGCGCTGTCGCGCTAA
- a CDS encoding thiamine/thiamine pyrophosphate ABC transporter permease ThiP, producing the protein MADRAVALSSKTGLFAAALVAGLILAALVAVFMAADVGAGLGAADWAAVRFTVTQAVWSAVLSVLLAVPVARALARRRFWGRGLLITLLGAPFILPVIVAVLGLLTVFGRSGVLNQFGAALGLPPVSIYGLHGVVLAHVFFNLPLATRLLLQGWQSIPSERFRLAGQLQMTPRALFLALEWPMLRQVLPGVAALIFVICLTSFAVALTLGGGPRATTIELVIYQAFRFDFDLGRAALLSVVQLVLAGAAAVAALWLIPPISLGGGLDRPLRRWDALGGGQRALDITVISVAALFLLLPLGAVVLRGLVGLGQLPPSVWQATLNSILVAGFSVMVLAALALPMAGWIATRRRGGVEAIGLMGLAASPLMIGTGWFIMINPVLDPARLSLPVTALVNALMALPFVLRILVPRLRETLQDYGPLTQTLGMNGWALWRLLVLPRLRPQLGFAAGLTGALSVGDLGVIALFADQDRATLPLQMYRLMGAYRMEAAAGAAVLLLVLALALFFICDKWGRWHADA; encoded by the coding sequence ATGGCTGACCGCGCTGTCGCGCTAAGCAGCAAGACGGGGCTTTTCGCCGCCGCTCTGGTCGCGGGCCTGATCCTTGCCGCCCTGGTCGCCGTTTTCATGGCGGCCGATGTGGGGGCAGGGCTCGGCGCGGCGGACTGGGCGGCGGTGCGTTTTACTGTCACGCAGGCGGTGTGGTCGGCGGTGCTGTCTGTGCTGCTGGCGGTGCCGGTCGCGCGGGCCTTGGCGCGGCGGCGGTTTTGGGGGCGCGGGTTGCTGATTACATTGCTCGGCGCGCCCTTTATCTTACCGGTGATCGTAGCGGTGTTGGGGTTGCTGACGGTCTTTGGCCGCTCGGGCGTGCTGAACCAATTTGGCGCGGCTCTGGGCCTGCCGCCCGTGTCGATCTACGGGCTGCATGGCGTCGTTCTGGCCCATGTTTTCTTTAATCTTCCGCTGGCGACACGGCTTTTGCTGCAAGGCTGGCAGAGCATACCGTCCGAGCGATTTCGACTGGCCGGGCAGCTGCAGATGACGCCCCGTGCACTGTTTCTGGCGCTGGAATGGCCAATGCTGCGGCAGGTGCTGCCCGGCGTGGCGGCGCTGATCTTCGTGATTTGTCTGACCAGTTTTGCCGTGGCCCTGACACTGGGTGGTGGGCCACGCGCGACGACGATCGAGCTGGTGATCTATCAGGCGTTTCGGTTTGATTTTGACCTTGGGCGGGCGGCGCTTTTGTCGGTGGTGCAGCTTGTGCTCGCCGGTGCTGCGGCGGTTGCGGCGCTTTGGCTGATCCCGCCGATCAGCTTGGGCGGTGGGCTGGACCGCCCCCTGCGCCGCTGGGATGCGCTGGGCGGGGGGCAGCGAGCGTTGGACATTACCGTGATTTCGGTTGCCGCATTGTTTTTGCTGCTGCCGCTGGGGGCTGTAGTGCTGCGCGGATTGGTAGGTTTGGGGCAACTGCCGCCTTCGGTGTGGCAAGCTACATTGAATAGCATTCTGGTGGCGGGCTTCAGCGTGATGGTACTTGCCGCACTGGCCTTGCCGATGGCGGGTTGGATCGCTACCCGGCGGCGCGGCGGGGTGGAGGCGATTGGCCTGATGGGGCTTGCGGCCTCTCCGCTGATGATCGGCACGGGCTGGTTCATCATGATCAACCCGGTGCTGGATCCCGCGCGGCTGAGCCTCCCCGTTACGGCCCTCGTGAACGCGCTGATGGCGCTGCCTTTCGTGCTGCGCATTCTGGTGCCGCGGCTGCGTGAAACGTTGCAGGATTATGGCCCGCTGACGCAGACCCTCGGCATGAATGGTTGGGCGCTTTGGCGTCTGTTGGTCTTGCCGCGCTTGCGTCCACAACTGGGCTTTGCCGCCGGGCTGACCGGGGCGCTGTCGGTGGGTGACCTCGGCGTGATCGCGCTGTTCGCCGATCAGGACCGTGCGACGCTGCCCTTACAAATGTACCGTCTGATGGGCGCTTACCGGATGGAGGCCGCAGCAGGTGCGGCGGTGTTGCTGCTGGTCTTGGCGCTGGCGCTGTTTTTCATCTGCGACAAATGGGGGCGCTGGCATGCTGACGCTTGA
- a CDS encoding thiamine ABC transporter ATP-binding protein: MLTLEKMRIERGEFSLVADMTLAPGRSYAVIGPSGSGKSTLLAAICGFVPVAAGRLSREGEDITEQHPGQRGMTMLFQDNNLFPHLTVRQNVGLGLRSDLRLTAADRETIDAALTRVGLSDHAAKRPGALSGGQQSRVALARVLVQARPWVLLDEPFAALGPALRIEMLDLVQDLARETGAGLIMVTHAPDDVRRIADEVIFVEGGRAHSPGPAAELLDNPPPALRAYLG; the protein is encoded by the coding sequence ATGCTGACGCTTGAAAAGATGCGCATAGAGCGGGGCGAATTCAGCCTTGTCGCCGATATGACCCTCGCACCGGGGCGCAGCTATGCGGTGATCGGCCCCTCTGGGTCGGGCAAGTCGACGTTGCTGGCGGCGATCTGTGGGTTTGTGCCGGTGGCAGCAGGGCGGTTGTCGCGGGAGGGGGAGGACATCACCGAACAGCATCCCGGCCAGCGCGGTATGACGATGTTGTTTCAGGACAATAACCTGTTTCCCCATCTCACCGTGCGGCAGAACGTCGGGCTTGGCCTGCGCTCCGACCTGCGGCTGACAGCAGCGGATCGAGAAACGATTGACGCCGCCCTCACGCGGGTGGGGCTGAGCGATCACGCCGCCAAACGCCCTGGTGCGCTGTCGGGCGGACAGCAGAGCCGCGTGGCGCTGGCGCGGGTGCTGGTGCAGGCGCGGCCTTGGGTGCTGTTGGACGAACCCTTTGCCGCGCTTGGCCCCGCGCTGCGGATTGAGATGTTGGACCTTGTCCAAGACCTCGCCCGAGAGACCGGGGCGGGGCTGATAATGGTGACCCATGCGCCCGATGACGTGCGGCGCATCGCGGATGAGGTGATCTTTGTCGAAGGCGGGCGCGCCCATTCGCCGGGGCCAGCGGCGGAATTGCTCGACAACCCGCCCCCGGCCCTGCGTGCCTATCTGGGTTAG
- a CDS encoding 6,7-dimethyl-8-ribityllumazine synthase, with the protein MTQDRSARFAFVRASWHADIVDRAYDGFTEVIDAAQVDSFAVPGAFELPLMAQRLAKTGRYDAVVCAAFVVDGGIYRHDFVAQSVVDGLMRVGLDCDLPVLSVSLTPHHYQETDHHNAIYRAHFVTKGREAAQAALGMTQALEVFSSKENAPEISKISAA; encoded by the coding sequence ATGACACAAGATCGTTCCGCCCGTTTCGCCTTTGTGCGCGCAAGTTGGCATGCGGATATCGTCGACCGCGCCTATGACGGATTTACCGAAGTTATCGACGCCGCGCAGGTCGACAGTTTTGCCGTTCCCGGTGCCTTTGAATTGCCGCTGATGGCACAGCGCTTGGCCAAAACGGGGCGCTATGACGCCGTGGTCTGTGCGGCCTTCGTTGTCGATGGCGGTATCTACCGTCATGACTTCGTGGCGCAGTCGGTGGTCGATGGGCTGATGCGCGTGGGGCTGGACTGCGACCTGCCTGTGCTGTCAGTCTCGCTCACCCCGCATCACTATCAGGAAACCGACCACCACAACGCGATCTACCGCGCGCATTTTGTCACCAAAGGACGCGAGGCCGCCCAAGCCGCCCTCGGCATGACCCAAGCGCTGGAGGTGTTTTCTTCAAAAGAAAACGCCCCGGAAATTTCAAAAATTTCCGCCGCCTAA
- a CDS encoding FMN-binding negative transcriptional regulator, whose product MHPNPIYRKEGRDRNLAFARDMGFGVLAINAADGPLMAHVPFILNAAGDLAELHLVRSNPIARALKAPQPVRLAVTGADSYVSPDWYGIEDQVPTWNYVAVHLTGMLEARPAEELPDLLARQSAIYEARLAPKTPWKMDKMTPEARDKMLRMIVPCQIRVTGIDGTWKLGQNKDDAVRLAAADQMAAHGFGTEPAVMAALMRGV is encoded by the coding sequence ATGCATCCCAACCCGATCTACCGCAAAGAGGGCCGAGACAGGAACCTCGCTTTTGCCCGCGACATGGGCTTTGGCGTGCTGGCGATCAACGCCGCCGACGGGCCGCTGATGGCGCATGTGCCCTTCATTCTGAACGCTGCCGGGGATCTGGCGGAGCTGCATCTGGTGCGCTCAAACCCCATCGCGCGGGCGCTGAAGGCCCCGCAGCCGGTGCGATTGGCGGTGACCGGGGCCGACAGCTATGTCTCGCCCGATTGGTACGGCATCGAAGACCAAGTGCCGACATGGAACTACGTCGCCGTGCATCTGACCGGGATGCTAGAGGCGCGCCCGGCAGAGGAACTGCCCGATCTGCTGGCGCGGCAATCGGCGATCTATGAGGCGCGGCTGGCGCCCAAGACCCCGTGGAAGATGGACAAGATGACCCCCGAGGCGCGCGACAAGATGCTACGTATGATCGTGCCCTGCCAGATCCGCGTCACCGGGATCGATGGCACGTGGAAGCTGGGCCAGAACAAGGATGATGCCGTGCGTCTGGCGGCGGCGGATCAGATGGCGGCGCATGGGTTCGGGACAGAGCCTGCGGTGATGGCGGCATTGATGCGCGGCGTTTGA
- a CDS encoding glutathione S-transferase codes for MKLFYSQTSPYVRKVMVLLHETGQLDDVALEPTSGTPLAPAEGFAVRNPLTKVPALERPDGCTLYDSRVICAYLDDRAGAGLYPQGASRWDTLTLEATADGMLDAALAMVYEGKLRPENKRMAEWVEGQWGKVERACKTLNNQWAAHLAGPLDMGQIAIGCALGYVDFRHGARDWRAGNPDLAAWFDAFDSRPAMMHTAPPQ; via the coding sequence GTGAAACTATTTTATTCTCAAACCTCGCCCTATGTCCGCAAGGTCATGGTGCTGCTGCACGAAACTGGCCAGCTTGATGATGTCGCGCTGGAGCCGACCTCGGGCACGCCGCTGGCCCCGGCCGAGGGCTTTGCCGTGCGCAACCCGCTGACCAAAGTGCCCGCACTGGAGCGACCGGACGGATGCACGCTTTATGACAGCCGGGTGATCTGCGCCTATCTGGATGACCGCGCCGGAGCGGGGCTTTACCCCCAAGGCGCAAGCAGGTGGGACACTTTGACGCTGGAGGCCACGGCGGACGGGATGCTCGATGCAGCGCTCGCCATGGTCTACGAAGGCAAGCTGCGCCCCGAAAACAAACGCATGGCGGAATGGGTCGAGGGCCAGTGGGGCAAGGTTGAACGCGCCTGCAAGACGCTGAACAATCAATGGGCAGCGCATTTGGCGGGGCCATTGGATATGGGGCAAATCGCGATTGGCTGCGCGTTGGGCTATGTCGATTTCCGCCATGGCGCACGCGATTGGCGTGCTGGAAACCCTGATCTGGCGGCCTGGTTCGATGCCTTTGATTCGCGTCCCGCGATGATGCATACGGCGCCGCCGCAGTAA
- the petA gene encoding ubiquinol-cytochrome c reductase iron-sulfur subunit, whose amino-acid sequence MSQAEEHAGTRRDFLYYATAGTGAVAVGAAVWPLVNQMNPSADVKALSSIRVDVSGVEVGTQLTVKWLGKPVFIRRRTEAEIEEAKAVDVSTLPDPIAQNENLSGDVPATDENRALDETGEWLVQMGVCTHLGCVPLGDAGDFGGWFCPCHGSHYDTAGRIRKGPAPRNLPVPVAEFVDESTIKLG is encoded by the coding sequence GTGTCCCAAGCAGAAGAACACGCAGGCACCCGGAGGGATTTCCTGTATTACGCGACAGCCGGTACAGGTGCCGTCGCCGTTGGTGCCGCCGTCTGGCCGCTGGTCAACCAGATGAACCCCTCTGCCGACGTAAAGGCGCTGTCGTCCATTCGTGTGGATGTGTCCGGCGTTGAAGTCGGGACGCAGCTGACTGTGAAATGGCTGGGCAAGCCGGTGTTCATTCGGCGCCGCACCGAAGCCGAGATCGAAGAGGCGAAAGCCGTCGATGTATCGACGCTGCCCGATCCAATCGCGCAGAACGAGAACCTTAGCGGCGACGTGCCTGCCACGGACGAGAACCGCGCGCTGGATGAAACTGGTGAATGGCTGGTTCAGATGGGCGTTTGTACGCACCTTGGCTGTGTGCCTTTGGGTGATGCGGGTGATTTTGGCGGCTGGTTCTGCCCTTGCCACGGGTCGCACTATGATACCGCAGGCCGCATCCGTAAGGGGCCGGCCCCACGCAACTTGCCGGTGCCTGTCGCCGAATTCGTGGACGAGTCCACGATCAAACTGGGTTAA
- the petB gene encoding cytochrome b: MSGIPHDHYEPNSNGEKWLHRRLPIVGLLYDTLMIPTPKNLNWMWIWGIVLTFCLALQIITGIVLVMHYTPHVDLAFSSVEHIMRNVNGGYMIRYLHMNGASLFFIAVYAHIFRGLYYGSYKAPREITWIIGMLIYLLMMATGFMGYVLPWGQMSFWGATVITGLFGAVPFVGETLQTFLLGGPAVDNATLNRFFSLHYLLPFVIAGLVVLHIWAFHTTGNNNPTGVEVRRTSKEDAKKDTLPFWPYFVIKDLFALAVILTLFFAVVGFMPNYLGHPDNYIEANALATPAHIVPEWYFLPFYAILRAFTSEVWVVQIASFVTGGIIDAKFFGVLAMFGAIAVMALVPWLDTSSVRSGRYRPMFKWWFALLVIDFFALMWLGAMPAEEPYASFSLIASAYWFAYFLVILPLLGVIEKPLAQPETIEADFDAHYAPKAGGTKTLVNPAE; encoded by the coding sequence ATGTCTGGAATTCCTCACGACCATTACGAGCCGAATTCGAACGGCGAAAAGTGGCTGCACCGCCGCCTTCCCATCGTTGGCCTTTTGTACGACACATTGATGATCCCCACGCCCAAGAACCTGAACTGGATGTGGATCTGGGGCATCGTGCTGACTTTCTGTCTGGCGCTGCAGATCATCACCGGCATCGTTCTGGTGATGCACTACACGCCGCATGTCGATCTGGCCTTCTCGTCGGTTGAGCACATCATGCGCAACGTGAATGGCGGCTATATGATCCGCTATCTGCATATGAACGGCGCGTCGCTGTTCTTTATCGCGGTCTATGCGCATATTTTCCGTGGTCTCTACTATGGCTCCTATAAAGCCCCGCGTGAGATCACATGGATCATTGGCATGCTGATCTACCTGCTGATGATGGCCACCGGCTTTATGGGCTACGTTCTGCCTTGGGGTCAGATGTCCTTCTGGGGCGCGACCGTGATTACCGGCCTCTTTGGCGCGGTGCCCTTCGTCGGTGAAACACTGCAGACATTCCTGCTGGGTGGACCTGCCGTTGATAACGCGACGCTGAACCGCTTCTTCTCGTTGCACTATCTGCTGCCCTTCGTGATTGCGGGCCTTGTGGTTCTCCACATCTGGGCCTTCCACACGACCGGCAACAACAACCCCACCGGGGTCGAAGTGCGCCGCACCTCGAAGGAAGACGCCAAGAAAGACACGCTGCCGTTCTGGCCCTACTTCGTGATCAAGGACTTGTTCGCGCTGGCCGTGATCCTGACGCTGTTCTTCGCGGTTGTTGGCTTCATGCCGAACTATCTGGGCCACCCGGACAACTACATCGAAGCCAACGCTCTGGCGACGCCTGCACACATCGTGCCGGAATGGTACTTCCTGCCCTTCTACGCGATCCTGCGGGCCTTCACGTCTGAGGTTTGGGTTGTGCAGATTGCGTCCTTCGTGACCGGTGGCATCATCGACGCCAAGTTCTTCGGCGTGCTGGCGATGTTCGGTGCGATTGCCGTGATGGCGCTGGTGCCATGGCTGGACACATCCTCTGTGCGCTCGGGCCGGTATCGTCCAATGTTCAAATGGTGGTTCGCCCTGCTGGTGATCGACTTCTTCGCCCTGATGTGGCTGGGTGCGATGCCCGCAGAAGAGCCCTATGCGAGCTTCTCACTGATCGCTTCGGCCTATTGGTTCGCCTACTTCCTCGTGATCCTGCCCCTCTTGGGCGTGATCGAGAAGCCGCTGGCGCAACCTGAAACCATCGAAGCCGACTTTGACGCGCATTACGCGCCCAAGGCAGGCGGCACCAAGACGCTTGTGAACCCGGCGGAATAA
- a CDS encoding cytochrome c1, whose translation MMKTNLLSAVVTLGLALPGTAVLAQDTATEEELLTTPAETPEAEAETAPAEAPAAEEAPAEADATAAEPEVDAAPAEEPAVEAAPAEDTATEEAPAAEAPVEEAPAEEATTEEAPAETVPAEEAPVAEEAPAEETATEDAATEEAPEEVSAEDAEEAPAEEVEASDEAQSTAEENAENEVIVEDDVDGQAHGDDPNVGVMEADDHGEEHASDDHAGDDDHGGDSHATPHIDNIDFSFDGPFGGYDVNQLQRGLQIYTEVCAACHGLEYVAMRTLADETGPNMPEDQVIEYAKGYDVYDAELDDTRPGTPVDHFPGSNLPNAPDLSLMAKKRAAFHGPYGLGINQFLKGIGGPEYITALLAGYTGEEKEQAGTVLYENTVFPGGWIAMAPPLSDELVEFADDHANDVQHMAEDVSAFLMWTAEPKLGARKQAGFAGVVLLGLLSVLLYLTNKKLWAPVKNRRKDD comes from the coding sequence ATGATGAAGACCAATCTCCTTTCTGCCGTGGTAACTCTGGGCCTTGCCCTGCCGGGAACGGCGGTGCTGGCGCAGGACACAGCGACAGAAGAAGAACTGCTAACAACTCCGGCGGAAACGCCGGAGGCCGAAGCCGAAACCGCGCCTGCTGAAGCGCCAGCGGCGGAAGAGGCACCTGCCGAAGCTGACGCGACCGCAGCCGAACCCGAGGTCGACGCGGCCCCGGCAGAGGAACCAGCGGTTGAGGCAGCTCCTGCTGAGGACACCGCAACCGAAGAGGCACCTGCTGCCGAGGCTCCGGTTGAAGAAGCTCCTGCTGAAGAGGCGACAACCGAGGAAGCTCCGGCTGAAACGGTGCCTGCCGAGGAAGCACCAGTAGCGGAAGAGGCCCCGGCCGAAGAAACCGCCACTGAGGATGCTGCCACCGAGGAAGCGCCCGAAGAGGTTTCCGCCGAAGACGCAGAAGAAGCACCTGCCGAGGAAGTCGAAGCCTCGGACGAAGCGCAATCGACAGCCGAGGAAAACGCTGAAAACGAAGTGATCGTCGAAGACGACGTCGACGGCCAAGCGCATGGCGATGACCCCAACGTTGGCGTCATGGAAGCGGATGATCACGGCGAAGAGCACGCCTCGGACGATCATGCCGGTGATGATGACCACGGCGGCGATTCCCACGCCACACCGCATATCGACAACATCGATTTCTCTTTCGATGGTCCGTTCGGCGGCTATGACGTAAACCAGCTTCAGCGCGGTCTGCAGATCTATACCGAGGTTTGCGCTGCGTGCCACGGTCTGGAATATGTCGCGATGCGGACATTGGCGGACGAAACCGGTCCGAACATGCCCGAAGATCAGGTGATCGAATACGCAAAAGGCTATGACGTCTATGACGCCGAGCTGGACGACACCCGCCCCGGCACCCCGGTTGACCACTTCCCCGGGTCCAACCTGCCGAACGCACCTGACCTGTCCCTGATGGCCAAGAAACGCGCCGCGTTCCACGGCCCCTACGGTTTGGGCATCAACCAGTTCCTCAAAGGGATCGGCGGGCCGGAGTATATCACCGCACTTCTGGCCGGCTACACAGGCGAAGAGAAAGAGCAAGCGGGCACGGTTCTTTATGAGAACACCGTTTTCCCCGGCGGCTGGATCGCCATGGCGCCCCCGCTGTCGGATGAGCTGGTCGAGTTCGCGGATGACCATGCCAATGACGTGCAGCACATGGCCGAGGATGTCTCTGCCTTCTTGATGTGGACCGCCGAGCCAAAACTGGGCGCGCGCAAGCAGGCTGGCTTTGCCGGGGTTGTGCTGTTGGGTCTGTTGTCGGTGCTGCTGTACCTGACCAACAAAAAGCTCTGGGCGCCGGTCAAGAACCGCCGCAAGGACGACTGA